From the Alloalcanivorax dieselolei B5 genome, one window contains:
- a CDS encoding (2Fe-2S)-binding protein: MHAPADQRFPIELRLNGESRRGSAEPRMQLCDFLRHELGATGVHVGCEHGVCGACTVLVDGVASRSCLMLAVQADGRRIDTVESLARDDVMNDLQQAFRRHHALQCGFCTSGILMSCVEFLQRGPAPDEAQVRDMLSGHLCRCTGYTGIVRAVLEVAKQRREGESQQQALENHNDV, encoded by the coding sequence ATGCACGCACCCGCTGACCAGCGCTTCCCCATCGAACTGCGCCTCAACGGCGAGTCCCGCCGCGGCAGCGCCGAGCCACGCATGCAGCTGTGCGATTTCCTGCGCCATGAACTGGGCGCCACCGGCGTGCATGTGGGCTGCGAACACGGCGTATGCGGCGCCTGCACGGTACTGGTGGACGGCGTCGCCTCGCGCTCCTGTCTGATGCTCGCGGTACAGGCCGATGGCCGCCGCATCGATACAGTGGAATCCCTGGCCCGCGATGATGTGATGAACGATCTGCAGCAGGCCTTTCGCCGCCATCACGCCCTGCAGTGCGGCTTCTGCACCAGCGGCATCCTGATGTCCTGCGTGGAGTTTCTCCAACGGGGGCCGGCCCCGGACGAGGCCCAGGTACGCGACATGCTCTCCGGGCATCTGTGCCGCTGCACCGGTTACACCGGCATTGTTCGCGCGGTACTTGAGGTAGCCAAGCAACGCCGTGAGGGCGAATCACAACAACAAGCCTTGGAGAATCACAACGATGTTTGA
- a CDS encoding AMP-binding protein encodes MFDLGRSFLAAVERRPQATAISDGPRRLTYEAWFDIIQRAAHGLQSLGLNKGDHLLAAMQNRWQMATLHWACQCAGIVMTPLNWRCSADDLQWSLDNADARALLHDEAVLDAVTTLGAPAIPCVSVGRKPFDTAHTFEDLCAQAPADTILRAGPDDGSLMLYTSGTTSHPKGVPRRHRAERAAALAHVAQNLYAHGECTLGVMPLYHTMGVRSLLAMALLDGHFVCIPRFDVEATLDAIERERISNLYLVPTLYHMLIEHPAFSPERVASVRKIGFAGAPMSDGLMQRVEAAFQPELFVNHYGSSEIYTFTIDQAAHRKPGSSGRGALNQRIRVVPLNTDTPAEEVPAGEEGQIIADLASDEAFEGYWRRPDADAKSIRDGWYFTGDTGFFDEDGDLFVTGRVDDLIITGGENVSPAEIENALSLHPAVEEVAVVGLPDEQWGKLVTAFIKTRHPVSAEQLDAHCIASGLARFKRPRRYEFIDQIPKSPVGKILRRVLIADYGDPQPAEQS; translated from the coding sequence ATGTTTGATCTTGGACGCAGCTTCCTGGCAGCGGTGGAACGCCGCCCGCAAGCCACGGCGATCAGCGACGGACCACGGCGCCTCACCTACGAGGCCTGGTTCGACATCATTCAGCGCGCCGCTCACGGCCTGCAGTCACTGGGGTTGAACAAGGGAGATCATCTGCTCGCCGCCATGCAGAATCGCTGGCAGATGGCCACCCTGCACTGGGCCTGTCAGTGCGCCGGCATCGTAATGACGCCGCTGAACTGGCGCTGCTCCGCCGACGATCTGCAATGGAGCCTGGACAACGCGGACGCCCGTGCTCTGCTCCACGACGAAGCGGTGCTCGACGCGGTGACGACCCTCGGCGCTCCGGCGATCCCTTGCGTGAGCGTGGGCAGAAAACCGTTCGATACGGCGCACACCTTCGAGGATCTGTGCGCCCAGGCACCGGCGGACACCATTCTGCGCGCCGGCCCGGACGACGGCTCCTTGATGTTGTACACCTCCGGCACCACCAGCCACCCCAAGGGGGTACCCCGACGGCACCGCGCCGAACGCGCCGCCGCTCTCGCCCATGTGGCCCAGAACCTTTACGCCCATGGCGAATGCACGTTGGGTGTAATGCCGCTGTATCACACCATGGGCGTGCGCTCACTGCTGGCGATGGCACTGCTGGATGGCCACTTCGTATGCATTCCCCGCTTCGACGTGGAAGCCACTCTGGACGCCATCGAGCGCGAGCGCATCAGCAACCTCTATCTGGTCCCCACCCTGTATCACATGCTGATCGAGCATCCGGCGTTCAGCCCGGAACGGGTGGCCAGCGTGCGCAAGATCGGCTTCGCCGGAGCGCCCATGAGTGACGGCCTGATGCAACGGGTAGAAGCCGCCTTTCAACCCGAGCTGTTCGTCAATCATTACGGCAGTTCGGAAATCTACACCTTCACCATCGACCAGGCCGCCCACCGCAAGCCGGGCTCCTCCGGGCGCGGCGCCCTCAACCAGCGCATCCGCGTAGTGCCGTTGAACACGGACACACCAGCCGAGGAGGTCCCGGCCGGCGAGGAAGGCCAGATCATCGCCGACCTGGCCAGCGATGAAGCCTTCGAGGGCTATTGGCGGCGCCCGGACGCGGACGCCAAATCGATCCGCGACGGCTGGTACTTCACCGGTGACACCGGCTTCTTCGACGAGGACGGCGACCTGTTCGTGACCGGCCGGGTGGACGACCTGATCATCACCGGCGGCGAGAACGTCAGCCCGGCGGAGATCGAGAATGCCTTGTCCCTGCATCCGGCGGTGGAGGAAGTGGCCGTGGTGGGCCTGCCCGACGAACAGTGGGGCAAGCTGGTGACGGCGTTCATCAAGACTCGGCACCCGGTGAGCGCGGAACAACTGGATGCCCATTGCATCGCCTCCGGTCTGGCACGCTTCAAGCGCCCGCGCCGCTATGAGTTCATCGACCAGATACCCAAATCACCGGTGGGCAAGATACTGCGCCGTGTTCTGATCGCCGACTACGGTGATCCGCAGCCCGCCGAGCAGTCCTGA
- a CDS encoding enoyl-CoA hydratase/isomerase family protein, whose product MTPNEIDQYLASDFDGFKVELHTDQERGDIILGRPPYNVIAMSQREDLRQVFEALDAHPDVRVIVLRAEGQHFSSGGDIRGFLEASPEHVSKLAWNVAAAERCSKPVIVANRGYTFGVGFELSLACDFRIASETARYALPEQNLGQIPGSGGSARLQKMIGITRTKHMVMRAKRVSGAQALDWGFVTECVPDTELESATDALVEELRRFSPLAQRTAKKLINDNEDSPLKVAIEMEGHCYSRLRSSADFKEGVEAFHAKRPAVFRGE is encoded by the coding sequence ATGACCCCCAATGAGATTGATCAGTACCTGGCCTCCGACTTCGACGGCTTCAAGGTGGAACTGCACACCGACCAGGAACGCGGCGACATCATCCTCGGCCGCCCCCCCTACAACGTCATCGCCATGAGTCAGCGCGAGGACCTGCGCCAGGTGTTCGAGGCCCTGGACGCCCATCCGGATGTGCGTGTCATCGTGCTGCGCGCCGAGGGTCAGCATTTCTCCAGCGGCGGCGACATCCGCGGCTTCCTGGAGGCATCTCCGGAGCACGTATCCAAACTGGCCTGGAACGTGGCCGCTGCGGAACGCTGCAGCAAGCCCGTCATCGTCGCCAACCGGGGTTACACTTTCGGTGTCGGTTTCGAGTTGTCGCTGGCCTGCGATTTCCGTATTGCCTCCGAGACCGCCCGCTACGCCCTACCGGAACAAAATCTGGGACAGATCCCCGGCTCCGGTGGCTCTGCCCGCCTGCAAAAGATGATCGGCATCACCCGCACCAAGCATATGGTGATGCGTGCCAAGCGGGTATCCGGCGCACAAGCTCTTGATTGGGGCTTCGTCACCGAGTGCGTGCCGGACACGGAGCTGGAAAGCGCCACCGACGCTCTGGTGGAAGAACTGCGCCGCTTCTCACCACTGGCCCAACGCACCGCCAAGAAGCTGATCAACGATAACGAGGATTCACCGCTCAAAGTAGCCATCGAGATGGAAGGCCACTGCTACAGTCGCCTGCGCAGCTCCGCGGACTTCAAGGAGGGCGTGGAGGCCTTCCATGCAAAACGCCCGGCGGTCTTTCGTGGAGAATAG
- a CDS encoding benzoate/H(+) symporter BenE family transporter, which yields MPKKIPASGTDARLPNRGVAPLRAALNTRTISTGVVATLFGCTGPAVIVMNAAESGHLSDAQTVAWLFAIYVLGGLISVIFSLRYRLPISGAYTIPGAAILAASLQTIPFNEAVGAFIASGVMVLALGASGLIGRLAHWLPVPIVMAMIAGALFRFATGAVDSVVSAPWVAGIAALAFFLTGRLLRSVPPVLVAGLVGLGIALWLGQLQPTEVSLGFVMPSFTAPAFSWQAFFAIAVPLTALVIGAENAQAIGVLMAEGYEPPVNRMTIASGVGGILAGLLGGHNANIAGPMTAICSSEQAGADPRLRYGASLINGALFMLFGLFAGLAVPFILALPKALIMVIAGLAMIGVLLGAFQQAFGKNSPCQVGAFVALTVAMSQFSLLGVSSPFWALISGVAVSVLLGEISAARATRSAEVGT from the coding sequence ATGCCCAAGAAAATACCCGCCAGCGGTACCGACGCCCGATTGCCCAATCGGGGCGTCGCCCCATTGCGTGCCGCCCTCAACACCCGCACCATCAGTACCGGCGTGGTCGCTACTCTGTTCGGCTGCACCGGCCCGGCGGTCATTGTCATGAACGCCGCCGAGAGTGGCCATCTCAGCGACGCGCAAACCGTGGCCTGGCTGTTCGCCATCTACGTGCTGGGCGGTTTGATCAGCGTGATTTTCTCCCTGCGCTACCGGTTGCCGATCAGCGGTGCCTACACCATCCCCGGTGCCGCCATCCTGGCGGCGTCCCTGCAGACCATTCCCTTTAACGAAGCGGTAGGCGCTTTCATCGCCAGCGGCGTCATGGTACTGGCGCTGGGCGCCAGTGGTCTGATCGGCCGCCTCGCTCACTGGCTGCCGGTCCCCATCGTCATGGCGATGATCGCCGGCGCCCTGTTCCGTTTCGCCACCGGCGCGGTGGACTCGGTAGTGTCGGCGCCCTGGGTGGCAGGCATCGCCGCCCTGGCGTTCTTCCTTACCGGCCGGCTGCTACGTTCGGTACCGCCGGTGCTGGTGGCGGGCCTGGTCGGTCTGGGCATCGCCTTGTGGCTGGGCCAGTTGCAACCCACCGAGGTGAGTCTGGGTTTCGTGATGCCCAGCTTCACCGCGCCGGCGTTCTCCTGGCAGGCGTTCTTCGCCATCGCCGTGCCGCTCACCGCCCTGGTGATCGGCGCCGAGAACGCCCAGGCCATCGGCGTGCTGATGGCGGAAGGCTATGAGCCGCCTGTCAACCGCATGACCATCGCCAGTGGCGTGGGCGGCATCCTGGCCGGCCTGCTGGGCGGCCACAACGCCAATATTGCCGGGCCCATGACCGCCATCTGCTCTTCGGAGCAGGCCGGTGCCGATCCACGTCTGCGCTACGGCGCCTCGCTGATCAACGGCGCGCTGTTCATGCTGTTCGGTCTGTTCGCCGGCCTCGCCGTCCCCTTCATTCTTGCCTTGCCCAAGGCCTTGATCATGGTGATCGCCGGTCTCGCCATGATCGGTGTGCTGCTGGGTGCTTTTCAGCAGGCGTTTGGCAAGAATAGTCCCTGCCAGGTGGGGGCTTTCGTGGCCCTCACCGTGGCCATGAGCCAATTCTCCCTGCTGGGGGTCAGCTCACCATTCTGGGCCTTGATATCGGGCGTGGCAGTATCCGTGCTGCTTGGCGAGATCAGCGCGGCTCGTGCCACCCGGAGCGCGGAGGTGGGGACATGA
- a CDS encoding TRAP transporter permease: protein MKKFMTPATLVALLWALFQIWMVYGTPLELIVAVPIHVMFGVILTFIIHPLRPREDGRFTLFRASDYLLVVVAATIAVHYYLSGEMLTTRIAMVDPPAPRDLMVGVATLALVVEAVRRSLGMGLTTVILVFLVYQFCGPLLRELPLLRIIGHDGEPGRLFFETFIDMQTMQNEGVFGIPSIVSYGQVFYFLLFGAFLQFFGGGQLFMDLSVLLVGKLRGGMAKVSILSSTLFGSVSGSATANAAVMGMFTIPAMKRSGMSSEQAAAVEASSSTGGQLMPPVMGAAAFLIAQFMGVPYAEVAMAAIIPALLFYLALYFVVDLLARRNNLTGLHQEEIETNWAGVLKRLYLLIPVFVLVYQIMAGRALSSATLEAIWLTLLLGLCGRGWAGLRAGGAGGLLRAVGTALDDSLQALASGARGAIAVAIPCAGAGIVVGIASTTNLGLTFGTFVTALSGGMTIPALLLVMVMVIVMGMGMPTTAAYIMGAILAIPALDKLGISELSSHFFVLYFAALSMVTPPVALAAFVAGGIAKANVWQTGWAAFRYSLAGFLVAFAFAFSPALLLQGDWQNIVAATVTAAVGCYALAGCVAGYLRAPNTRAESLLLLVAAAMLITPKPIISLIGLALLAVLWGGQLWRRKRDAACRAA, encoded by the coding sequence ATGAAAAAATTTATGACTCCGGCCACCCTGGTCGCCCTGCTGTGGGCCCTGTTCCAGATCTGGATGGTCTATGGTACGCCCCTGGAGTTGATCGTGGCGGTGCCCATCCATGTGATGTTCGGCGTCATTCTCACCTTCATCATCCATCCGTTGAGGCCCCGGGAGGACGGTCGCTTCACTTTGTTCCGGGCCAGCGATTATCTGCTGGTGGTGGTGGCCGCCACCATCGCCGTGCACTACTACCTGAGCGGTGAGATGCTCACCACCCGTATCGCCATGGTGGATCCCCCCGCTCCACGCGACCTGATGGTCGGCGTGGCCACCCTGGCACTGGTGGTGGAGGCGGTGCGCCGCTCCCTGGGCATGGGCCTGACCACGGTGATTCTGGTGTTCCTGGTCTATCAGTTCTGCGGCCCGCTGCTGCGCGAATTACCACTGTTGCGCATTATCGGCCACGACGGTGAGCCCGGCCGGCTGTTCTTCGAGACCTTCATCGACATGCAGACGATGCAGAACGAGGGCGTGTTCGGGATCCCCAGCATCGTCTCCTACGGCCAGGTGTTTTACTTCCTGCTGTTCGGCGCCTTTTTGCAGTTCTTTGGCGGCGGTCAGTTGTTCATGGACTTGTCCGTGCTGCTGGTGGGCAAGTTGCGCGGCGGCATGGCCAAGGTATCGATTCTGTCTTCCACCCTGTTTGGCTCGGTGAGCGGCAGCGCCACCGCCAACGCGGCGGTAATGGGCATGTTCACCATTCCCGCCATGAAGCGCTCCGGCATGAGCAGCGAACAGGCCGCCGCCGTGGAGGCCTCGTCTTCCACCGGCGGGCAGTTGATGCCGCCGGTGATGGGCGCCGCCGCTTTCCTGATCGCCCAGTTCATGGGGGTGCCCTACGCGGAGGTGGCGATGGCGGCGATCATTCCCGCCCTGCTGTTCTACCTGGCGTTATACTTCGTGGTGGATCTGCTGGCACGCCGCAATAACCTCACCGGACTCCACCAGGAAGAGATCGAAACCAACTGGGCCGGCGTGCTCAAGCGGCTTTATCTGTTGATCCCGGTGTTCGTGCTGGTCTACCAGATCATGGCCGGCCGGGCTCTCAGCTCCGCCACCCTGGAGGCGATCTGGCTGACCCTGTTGCTGGGGCTGTGCGGACGCGGCTGGGCAGGCTTGCGCGCCGGCGGCGCCGGCGGTTTGCTGCGTGCGGTGGGTACCGCGCTCGACGACTCTCTGCAGGCGCTCGCCTCCGGCGCGCGCGGTGCTATCGCCGTGGCCATTCCCTGCGCCGGTGCCGGCATCGTGGTGGGTATCGCCTCCACCACCAATCTGGGGCTCACCTTCGGCACTTTCGTGACCGCCCTGTCCGGTGGCATGACCATTCCCGCCCTGTTGCTGGTGATGGTCATGGTGATCGTCATGGGTATGGGCATGCCCACCACCGCCGCCTACATCATGGGGGCCATCCTCGCCATTCCAGCCCTGGACAAATTGGGCATCTCAGAGCTGTCTTCGCATTTCTTCGTGCTCTACTTTGCCGCCCTCTCCATGGTCACGCCGCCGGTGGCGCTGGCCGCCTTCGTCGCTGGCGGCATCGCCAAGGCCAACGTCTGGCAAACCGGCTGGGCGGCGTTCCGTTATAGCCTGGCCGGCTTCCTCGTGGCGTTCGCCTTCGCCTTCAGTCCGGCGTTGTTGTTGCAGGGCGACTGGCAGAACATCGTCGCCGCCACGGTGACCGCGGCGGTCGGCTGCTACGCCCTGGCCGGCTGCGTGGCCGGCTATCTGCGCGCACCCAACACGCGGGCCGAATCGCTGTTGTTGCTGGTCGCCGCCGCCATGCTGATCACTCCCAAGCCGATCATTTCACTGATCGGCCTGGCGCTGCTCGCCGTCCTCTGGGGCGGGCAGCTGTGGCGCCGTAAACGCGATGCCGCTTGCCGGGCCGCCTAA
- a CDS encoding TAXI family TRAP transporter solute-binding subunit, giving the protein MKPLNPRALLAALFATLLALAGPTLAADPIKVKFAAGPTGTTWYAYAGALRTELLNALPQGSTVDIQGTPMAIANTKLLAAGRADIGLIFPPVAAWAGRGFGPFDRKIDNIRGLVGGLDQYYQRITVQTDSDIKSLADIKEQKLAVRIGTGPQGSLNEYIARLILAANDLGYEDIEAFGGSVTRSSLSILQDQFGDRKLDMIIGITTAGHPNTAQLSITPGQRFLSLSDKAVKYLEQYGFVTATMPADLFEGQSEPVKGVGFSTSIYAGADMSDQEAYAITKAIMDHRKAVKSAFGSMAGWTLEGASARENLAAPLHPGARKYYDEAEQAQ; this is encoded by the coding sequence ATGAAACCTCTCAATCCTCGTGCCCTGCTGGCCGCCCTGTTCGCCACCCTGCTCGCCCTGGCCGGGCCCACCCTGGCCGCGGATCCGATCAAGGTGAAGTTCGCCGCCGGCCCCACCGGCACCACTTGGTACGCCTACGCCGGTGCCCTGCGCACCGAGCTGCTCAACGCCCTGCCGCAAGGTTCCACCGTGGATATTCAGGGCACGCCAATGGCGATCGCCAACACCAAACTGCTGGCCGCCGGTCGGGCCGATATCGGCCTGATCTTTCCACCGGTGGCCGCCTGGGCCGGACGCGGTTTCGGCCCGTTCGACCGGAAGATCGACAATATCCGTGGTCTGGTGGGCGGCCTGGACCAGTACTACCAGCGGATTACCGTGCAGACCGACAGCGATATCAAAAGCCTGGCCGACATCAAGGAACAGAAGCTCGCAGTACGCATCGGCACCGGTCCCCAGGGCAGCCTCAATGAATACATCGCGCGGTTGATCCTGGCCGCCAACGATCTCGGCTACGAGGACATTGAAGCCTTTGGCGGCAGTGTCACCCGCTCCAGCCTGAGCATTCTGCAGGATCAGTTCGGCGACCGGAAACTGGACATGATCATCGGCATCACCACCGCCGGCCACCCCAACACCGCGCAGCTTTCCATCACCCCGGGGCAGCGTTTCCTGAGCCTCAGCGACAAGGCGGTGAAGTACCTGGAGCAATACGGCTTCGTCACCGCCACCATGCCGGCGGACCTGTTCGAAGGCCAGAGCGAGCCGGTCAAGGGCGTGGGTTTCAGCACCTCCATCTACGCCGGTGCCGACATGTCCGACCAGGAAGCCTACGCCATCACCAAGGCGATCATGGATCACCGGAAGGCAGTCAAGAGCGCCTTCGGTTCCATGGCCGGCTGGACCCTGGAAGGTGCCTCCGCCAGAGAAAACCTGGCGGCACCGCTGCATCCGGGTGCCAGAAAGTACTACGACGAAGCGGAACAAGCGCAATGA
- a CDS encoding thiamine pyrophosphate-binding protein, with translation MNQHSNQVRNGGQLIVDRLRANGVDRVFTVPGESFLPVLDALHDAQDIQLVVCRQEGGATMMAEAHAKLSGRPGVCFVTRGPGSANALAGLHVAAQDSTPLLVFVGQVPSDFQQREAWQEVDVAALFGPVAKWALDAQHAERLPEHLNRAFATAQAGRKGPVVMGLPENLLYENVETAAAPTAVNAAQSHPAARDVEDLERRLAAARRPLAIFGGSGWSAEARDTLTHFVEARGIPVITGFRRQDRFDNTHPLYAGDAGLGMNPALAELIQGADLILAVGTRLGDITTRHYQLLSVPRPRQQVIHVHPQPEELGHVYQTDLAICAGVEAFAAALSPHTDRLPDDERRAWMERASQVHRGWVRPTESPGPVQLARIVRWLGQRLPPEAVISNGAGNYTLWVHRFYPFRALGSALAPTSGSMGYGLPAAIAAKLDNPSRPAVCFAGDGCFLMTCQELATAAQYGANVIVIAVNNGSYGSIRMHQERQYPGRRYGTDLVNPDLISLARAFGAEAERVTKTGDFEAVFERALSAQCPFLIELPLDPGILKP, from the coding sequence ATGAATCAACACAGCAACCAGGTCCGTAACGGCGGCCAATTGATCGTCGACAGACTGCGTGCCAATGGCGTGGACCGGGTATTCACGGTACCGGGAGAGAGCTTTCTACCGGTGCTGGATGCCCTCCACGACGCCCAGGACATTCAGTTGGTCGTGTGTCGCCAGGAAGGCGGCGCCACCATGATGGCCGAGGCCCACGCCAAGCTCAGCGGCCGCCCCGGAGTCTGCTTCGTCACTCGCGGACCGGGCAGCGCCAATGCCCTGGCCGGCCTGCACGTGGCGGCCCAGGATTCCACCCCTTTGCTGGTCTTTGTCGGTCAGGTGCCAAGCGACTTCCAACAGCGCGAGGCCTGGCAGGAAGTGGACGTGGCCGCCCTGTTTGGTCCGGTAGCCAAATGGGCCCTGGATGCGCAGCACGCCGAGCGGTTGCCGGAACACCTGAACCGGGCCTTCGCCACCGCTCAGGCCGGCCGCAAAGGTCCGGTGGTAATGGGACTCCCCGAGAACCTTCTCTACGAAAACGTGGAAACGGCGGCGGCCCCCACGGCGGTCAACGCCGCGCAAAGCCACCCGGCGGCCCGCGACGTTGAGGATCTGGAGCGCCGCCTGGCGGCGGCACGGCGGCCGCTGGCGATATTCGGCGGCAGCGGCTGGAGCGCGGAGGCCCGGGACACCCTGACGCACTTCGTCGAGGCCCGGGGTATTCCGGTGATCACCGGTTTCCGTCGTCAGGATCGCTTCGACAACACCCACCCACTCTATGCCGGCGACGCCGGTCTGGGCATGAACCCGGCGCTGGCCGAACTGATCCAGGGCGCGGACCTGATCCTGGCGGTGGGTACCCGGCTGGGCGACATCACCACCCGCCATTACCAACTGCTGTCCGTGCCCCGGCCGCGCCAGCAAGTGATCCATGTGCATCCACAACCGGAGGAGCTCGGGCATGTCTACCAGACCGATCTGGCGATCTGCGCCGGCGTCGAGGCATTCGCGGCAGCCCTGTCGCCGCACACCGATCGCCTCCCGGACGATGAACGGCGTGCCTGGATGGAGCGGGCCAGCCAGGTTCATCGCGGCTGGGTACGCCCCACCGAGTCACCAGGGCCAGTTCAGTTGGCACGCATCGTTCGTTGGCTGGGTCAACGGCTGCCTCCGGAAGCGGTGATCAGCAACGGCGCCGGCAACTATACGCTCTGGGTGCACCGCTTCTATCCGTTCAGGGCCCTGGGCAGCGCCCTGGCGCCGACCTCCGGGTCCATGGGCTACGGCCTGCCGGCGGCGATCGCCGCCAAGCTCGACAACCCGTCAAGGCCGGCGGTGTGCTTCGCCGGCGACGGTTGCTTTCTGATGACCTGCCAGGAACTGGCCACGGCCGCCCAGTACGGCGCCAACGTGATCGTCATCGCGGTCAACAACGGCTCCTACGGGTCGATTCGTATGCATCAGGAGCGGCAGTATCCGGGCCGCCGTTACGGTACCGACCTGGTCAATCCGGATCTGATTTCCCTGGCGCGCGCCTTCGGCGCGGAGGCGGAACGGGTGACGAAGACGGGGGATTTCGAGGCGGTGTTCGAGCGCGCTTTATCGGCGCAATGTCCCTTCCTGATCGAGCTGCCTCTGGATCCGGGCATTCTCAAACCCTGA
- a CDS encoding SDR family NAD(P)-dependent oxidoreductase gives MTRMKDKVVIITGAAQGIGAVYAKALAAEGARVVIADVLDGAPLAEEINASGAEAMAVRADVADEVSAKAMAQAAMKRFGRIDVLVNNAAIYASLEIQPFEDIDLNEWDKVMAVNVRGPFICARAVAPRMKARGYGRIINISSGTPFKGTPNLLHYVTSKGAVLALTRALARELGEHGIAVNTLAPGLVLSEGVIANQAMRDKLTAPVLASRALKRDQTPEDLIGPLLFLASDESAFMTGESVVVDGGSVMH, from the coding sequence ATGACCCGAATGAAGGATAAAGTGGTGATCATTACCGGCGCCGCCCAGGGCATCGGAGCTGTCTATGCCAAGGCCCTGGCCGCCGAGGGCGCCCGGGTAGTGATCGCCGATGTGCTCGATGGCGCGCCCCTGGCGGAAGAGATCAATGCCTCCGGCGCCGAGGCCATGGCGGTGCGCGCCGACGTTGCCGACGAAGTGTCCGCGAAGGCGATGGCGCAGGCCGCGATGAAGCGCTTCGGACGCATTGATGTACTGGTCAACAACGCGGCCATCTATGCCTCGCTGGAAATTCAGCCGTTCGAGGATATCGACCTGAACGAGTGGGACAAGGTGATGGCGGTGAATGTGCGCGGTCCCTTTATCTGTGCCCGGGCGGTGGCGCCCCGCATGAAGGCGCGTGGTTACGGCCGTATTATCAACATCTCTTCGGGCACGCCGTTCAAGGGCACGCCCAACCTGTTGCATTACGTCACCTCCAAGGGCGCGGTGCTGGCCCTGACCCGGGCCCTGGCCCGGGAATTGGGCGAACACGGTATCGCCGTGAACACCCTGGCGCCGGGGCTGGTGCTCAGCGAAGGGGTGATCGCCAACCAGGCCATGCGTGACAAACTCACCGCTCCGGTGCTGGCCAGCCGCGCCCTCAAGCGTGACCAGACCCCGGAGGACCTGATCGGCCCGCTGCTGTTCCTGGCCTCCGATGAGAGCGCCTTTATGACCGGCGAAAGTGTGGTGGTGGATGGCGGTTCGGTGATGCACTGA
- a CDS encoding TRAP transporter large permease, which translates to MPVIALFVVLLFIGVPIALVLAVSAMGYIQLSDNSVLFLSYPQQFFGGLDKYGLLAIPLFMLVGELMNEGGLTRRLVAFASVFLGSVRGGLAYINILANMMLASIIGSANAQVAVMARVMVPEMERKGYKRDFATATTAAGALLAPVIPPSMLFVIFGVLAQISIGDLFIAGIIPGLMMTVGFILVIAILGFIHEYPRNERLTPGRILHDLLAGLPSLSVPAVMIGSIVGGIATPTEAAAVGAAMAVLVGRFAHGEMKLHRMGDMLLRVGINSGVVLALVAAAAVFGWVIIYEQIPQQLGDLMQSMTSDPFVYLLLLIGLLLLVGMVIDGIAALILLVPIVLPVAQSVYGIDPYHLGVVMCINLTLGLLTPPVGAALYVASRVTECRPGDIIKSLLPFLLVTLVVMILISWQPDLVTAFLS; encoded by the coding sequence ATGCCGGTGATCGCACTTTTCGTGGTGTTGTTATTCATTGGTGTGCCCATCGCGCTGGTGCTGGCGGTCAGTGCCATGGGCTATATCCAACTGAGTGACAACAGTGTGCTGTTTCTCTCTTATCCACAGCAGTTTTTCGGTGGGCTGGACAAATATGGTCTGCTGGCGATTCCCCTGTTCATGCTGGTGGGTGAATTGATGAACGAAGGCGGACTGACCAGGCGTCTGGTCGCTTTCGCTTCGGTGTTCCTGGGTTCGGTGCGCGGCGGGCTGGCCTACATCAATATTCTCGCCAACATGATGCTGGCGTCGATTATCGGCTCCGCCAACGCGCAAGTGGCGGTGATGGCACGGGTGATGGTGCCGGAGATGGAGCGCAAAGGGTATAAACGGGATTTCGCCACCGCCACCACCGCCGCCGGCGCGTTGCTGGCACCGGTGATTCCGCCGTCCATGCTGTTCGTTATCTTCGGTGTCTTAGCGCAGATCTCCATTGGTGACCTGTTCATTGCCGGCATTATTCCTGGTCTGATGATGACGGTGGGCTTCATTCTGGTCATCGCGATTCTCGGTTTTATTCACGAATATCCCAGGAACGAACGCCTGACCCCAGGCCGGATTCTGCATGATCTGCTGGCGGGCCTGCCATCGCTGAGCGTGCCGGCGGTGATGATCGGCAGTATCGTCGGTGGCATTGCCACGCCCACCGAAGCGGCGGCGGTGGGGGCCGCCATGGCGGTGCTGGTAGGACGCTTCGCCCACGGCGAGATGAAGTTGCATCGCATGGGGGACATGCTGTTGCGGGTGGGCATCAACAGCGGCGTGGTGCTGGCGCTGGTGGCTGCCGCCGCGGTATTCGGCTGGGTGATTATCTACGAACAGATTCCCCAGCAGCTGGGTGACCTGATGCAGAGCATGACCTCCGATCCCTTTGTCTATCTGTTGCTGCTGATCGGTCTGTTGCTGCTGGTGGGCATGGTCATCGATGGTATCGCGGCGCTGATCCTGTTGGTGCCGATCGTGCTGCCGGTGGCGCAGTCGGTGTACGGCATCGACCCCTATCATTTGGGCGTGGTGATGTGCATCAACCTGACCCTGGGCCTGCTGACGCCGCCGGTGGGGGCGGCGCTTTATGTGGCGTCCCGGGTTACCGAGTGTCGCCCCGGCGACATCATTAAATCGTTGTTGCCGTTCCTGCTGGTCACCCTGGTGGTGATGATCCTGATCTCCTGGCAGCCGGATCTGGTCACGGCGTTTCTTTCTTAA